A genomic stretch from Streptomyces sp. QL37 includes:
- a CDS encoding ATP-binding cassette domain-containing protein, which yields MSTELAIETTGLVKVFGDNRAVDGVDLAVPSGTVYGVLGPNGAGKTTTVRMLATLLRPDAGRARVFGHDVVKDADTVRSRVSLTGQYASVDEDLTGTENLVLLARLLGHSRPAARTRAAQLLEAFGLSEAAGKQVKNYSGGMRRRIDIAASILNTPELLFLDEPTTGLDPRSRNQVWDIVRAVVAQGTTVMLTTQYLDEADHLASRIAVIDHGKVIAEGTKGELKASVGAGSVHLRLRDPGQRPEAERVLAIALEATVQLDHDPVALTATVGGHGTDKGAAEQAARALAELARRGIHVDNFSLGQPSLDEVFLALTDKKGVAA from the coding sequence ATGAGCACTGAACTGGCCATCGAGACCACGGGGCTGGTGAAGGTCTTCGGTGACAACCGCGCGGTGGACGGCGTCGATCTCGCCGTGCCCTCGGGCACGGTCTACGGAGTGCTGGGCCCCAACGGGGCCGGGAAGACCACCACCGTGAGGATGCTGGCGACGCTGTTGCGACCGGACGCGGGCCGGGCCCGGGTCTTCGGGCACGACGTCGTGAAGGACGCCGACACGGTCCGCAGCCGGGTCAGTCTCACCGGGCAGTACGCCTCGGTCGACGAGGACCTGACCGGTACGGAGAACCTGGTGCTGCTGGCCAGGCTCCTCGGCCACTCCAGGCCCGCCGCCAGGACCCGGGCCGCGCAGCTGCTGGAGGCCTTCGGACTGAGCGAGGCGGCCGGCAAGCAGGTGAAGAACTACTCCGGCGGGATGCGGCGCCGGATCGACATCGCCGCGTCCATCCTGAACACACCGGAGCTGCTCTTCCTCGACGAGCCGACGACCGGGCTCGACCCGCGCAGCCGTAACCAGGTGTGGGACATCGTGCGGGCCGTCGTCGCGCAGGGCACGACGGTCATGCTGACCACCCAGTACCTCGACGAGGCCGACCATCTGGCCTCCCGCATCGCCGTGATCGACCACGGCAAGGTGATCGCCGAGGGTACGAAGGGTGAGCTCAAGGCGTCCGTCGGCGCCGGGTCCGTCCATCTGCGTCTGCGCGACCCCGGGCAGCGCCCCGAGGCCGAGCGCGTGCTGGCGATCGCGCTCGAGGCGACGGTGCAGCTGGACCACGACCCGGTGGCGCTGACCGCCACGGTCGGGGGCCACGGCACCGACAAGGGGGCGGCCGAGCAGGCCGCCCGGGCACTGGCGGAGCTGGCCCGGCGCGGCATCCACGTGGACAACTTCTCGCTGGGACAGCCCAGCCTCGACGAGGTCTTCCTCGCGCTCACGGACAAGAAGGGGGTAGCGGCATGA
- a CDS encoding ABC transporter permease, translated as MSTAPTTAERDDAELTAPDAKTLASLLVGQERPHRPSALSASLTFGWRAMLKIKHVPEQLFDVTVFPIMMVLMFTYLFGGALAGSTEGYIQFLLPGILVMSVVMITMYTGVAINTDIAKGVFDRFRTLSIWRPAPMVGYLLGDVVRYLLASAVMLVVGIVIGYRPDGGILGVLAGVTLLLVFSFAFSWIWTMFGLMLRTEKSVMGVSMMVIFPLTFLSNVFVDPRTMPGWLQAFVNNSPVTHLAAAVRELMAGNWPATDIAWSLGWSALFVVVFGAVTMRLYNRK; from the coding sequence ATGAGCACCGCGCCCACCACGGCCGAACGCGACGACGCCGAACTCACCGCACCGGACGCGAAGACCCTGGCCTCCCTGCTGGTCGGCCAGGAACGGCCGCACCGGCCCAGCGCGCTGTCGGCGTCGCTGACCTTCGGATGGCGGGCCATGCTGAAGATCAAGCATGTGCCCGAGCAGCTGTTCGACGTGACGGTCTTCCCGATCATGATGGTCCTGATGTTCACGTATCTCTTCGGCGGGGCGCTGGCCGGCTCCACCGAGGGCTACATCCAGTTCCTCCTGCCCGGGATCCTCGTCATGAGCGTCGTGATGATCACGATGTACACGGGCGTCGCGATCAACACCGACATCGCGAAAGGGGTCTTCGACCGCTTCCGCACCCTGTCGATCTGGCGGCCGGCCCCCATGGTCGGCTACCTCCTCGGCGACGTCGTGCGCTACCTCCTGGCCTCGGCCGTCATGCTCGTCGTCGGCATCGTCATCGGCTACCGGCCGGACGGCGGAATCCTGGGCGTGCTGGCGGGCGTCACGCTCCTGCTGGTCTTCTCGTTCGCCTTCTCCTGGATCTGGACGATGTTCGGCCTGATGCTGCGCACCGAGAAGTCGGTGATGGGCGTCAGCATGATGGTGATCTTCCCGCTGACGTTCCTGAGCAACGTCTTCGTCGACCCCAGGACCATGCCCGGCTGGCTGCAGGCGTTCGTGAACAACAGCCCGGTGACGCATCTCGCGGCCGCCGTGAGGGAGCTGATGGCCGGCAACTGGCCGGCGACGGACATCGCCTGGTCGCTGGGCTGGTCGGCGCTGTTCGTGGTGGTCTTCGGCGCGGTGACGATGCGGCTCTACAACCGGAAGTGA
- a CDS encoding NADP-dependent oxidoreductase, whose translation MRAIAVSAFRAEPCPVEVPKPDPGAGEVRVKVEYAALNPLDLQTADGAADGAGPPVFPLVLGTDFAGRVDMIGSGDNRFRVGDPVFGRATAPPLGRCGAFAEYVCVPQDSPIALVPRDVPLQLAAALPSAGTTAAQILSSTAVRSGLSLLVVGATGGVGSFLTQLAAARGTAVVAAVRGDEKRRMGALGATATVDTTMGPEALEAAVRDLYPDGVDALVDLVSADTGSFAAYTALVRDGGVAVTTRGVPAPPGIAWADFRLAPTAAVLDELASAVARGELDVPIDMELPLEKAPQALVQNRAGGARGKTVFVI comes from the coding sequence ATGCGAGCCATCGCCGTCAGCGCGTTCCGTGCGGAGCCCTGTCCCGTCGAGGTGCCGAAGCCCGACCCCGGGGCGGGTGAGGTGCGGGTCAAGGTCGAGTACGCGGCGCTGAACCCGCTCGACCTCCAGACCGCCGACGGCGCTGCGGACGGTGCCGGGCCGCCGGTGTTCCCGCTCGTCCTGGGCACCGACTTCGCCGGCCGGGTGGACATGATCGGCAGCGGCGACAACCGCTTCCGGGTCGGCGACCCCGTCTTCGGCCGCGCCACGGCCCCGCCCCTCGGACGCTGTGGCGCGTTCGCCGAATACGTGTGCGTCCCGCAGGACTCCCCGATCGCCCTCGTCCCGCGCGACGTGCCGCTCCAGCTCGCGGCGGCGCTGCCGTCGGCGGGGACGACCGCCGCGCAGATCCTGTCGAGCACGGCCGTGCGCAGCGGACTCAGCCTGCTGGTCGTCGGGGCGACGGGCGGCGTGGGCAGCTTCCTGACCCAGCTCGCGGCGGCCCGGGGGACTGCGGTCGTCGCCGCCGTGCGTGGCGACGAGAAGCGGCGGATGGGGGCGCTCGGCGCCACCGCCACCGTCGATACGACCATGGGCCCCGAAGCGCTGGAAGCCGCGGTGCGCGATCTGTACCCGGACGGTGTCGACGCCCTCGTCGACCTCGTCTCGGCGGACACCGGCTCGTTCGCGGCGTACACCGCGCTGGTGCGTGACGGCGGAGTCGCGGTCACCACCCGGGGCGTCCCGGCTCCGCCGGGCATCGCCTGGGCCGACTTCCGGCTCGCCCCGACCGCCGCGGTGCTGGACGAGCTGGCCTCGGCGGTGGCACGTGGGGAGCTGGACGTGCCCATCGACATGGAGCTTCCCCTGGAGAAGGCTCCGCAGGCACTCGTCCAGAACCGCGCGGGCGGGGCGCGCGGCAAGACCGTCTTCGTCATCTGA
- a CDS encoding endonuclease/exonuclease/phosphatase family protein gives MSSSATRAAARDGVRPRGRGRAAAGGCAALALSCATLVLGFRAADADGPTPVPQALAFLPWLLVPGGAGLALAGIARWRTGMVWAAVVLAATGWYARPYGPGTTGAQGPVLAELRVLTSNVEFGGATDELIDAVRRERPDLVFVQECDLLCADALAARVPQAAYPYREVVRLDGSLGSALLSRYPLRPADPVAGVMAMPGSVAEVAGRDVRLQLAHPLPPVPGRVGGWRDELGRIRDFAAGAKGGAVLLAGDFNASQDHAAFREVLDAGALHDSARIAGRSRTYSWPADRRTPLRTQIDHVLVSDDFSVRSARFLDLSGTDHRALLVSLALHDG, from the coding sequence GTGAGCAGCAGCGCCACGAGGGCGGCAGCGAGGGACGGGGTCCGCCCGCGCGGGCGGGGGCGGGCAGCCGCCGGCGGGTGCGCCGCGCTCGCCCTGTCCTGCGCCACCCTGGTGCTCGGTTTCCGCGCCGCGGACGCCGACGGCCCCACGCCGGTGCCCCAGGCCCTCGCCTTCCTGCCCTGGCTGCTCGTCCCCGGTGGCGCGGGCCTCGCGCTCGCGGGCATCGCCCGGTGGCGTACGGGCATGGTCTGGGCGGCCGTGGTGCTCGCCGCCACCGGCTGGTACGCCAGGCCGTACGGCCCCGGCACCACGGGCGCACAGGGGCCCGTCCTGGCCGAGCTGCGCGTCCTGACCTCCAACGTGGAGTTCGGCGGCGCCACGGACGAGCTGATCGACGCGGTCCGGCGCGAACGGCCCGACCTCGTCTTCGTCCAGGAGTGCGATCTGCTCTGCGCCGACGCCCTCGCCGCCCGGGTCCCGCAGGCCGCGTACCCCTACCGCGAGGTCGTCCGCCTCGACGGCTCGCTCGGCTCCGCCCTGCTCAGCCGGTATCCGCTGCGGCCCGCCGATCCCGTCGCAGGGGTCATGGCGATGCCGGGTTCGGTGGCCGAGGTCGCCGGCAGGGACGTCCGGCTCCAGCTCGCGCACCCGCTGCCGCCGGTGCCGGGCAGGGTCGGGGGATGGCGGGACGAGCTCGGCCGCATCCGGGACTTCGCGGCCGGGGCCAAGGGCGGGGCGGTCCTGCTCGCGGGCGACTTCAACGCCTCCCAGGACCATGCCGCCTTCCGCGAGGTGCTCGACGCGGGCGCGCTCCACGACAGCGCGAGGATCGCCGGCAGGTCCCGCACGTACAGCTGGCCCGCCGACCGCCGTACGCCTCTGCGCACCCAGATCGACCACGTCCTGGTCAGCGACGACTTCTCCGTGCGGTCCGCCCGCTTCCTGGACCTGAGCGGCACCGACCACCGGGCCCTGCTCGTCTCACTGGCCCTCCACGACGGGTGA